GCTGCCAGTGTCTTGTATCCCGCTCCATGCTCTGTATCCAGTGCCCTGTATCCAGCCCCATGCTCTGTATCCAGTGCCCTGTATCCAGCTCCATGCTCTGTATCCAGTGTCCTGTATCCAGCTCCATGCTCCCAGCGTCTTGTATCCTGCTCCATGCTCCCAGTGTCTTGTATCCAGCTCCATGCTCCCACtgctctctatccagccccatgCTCTGTATCCAGTGCCCTGTATCCAGCCCCATGCTCTGTATCCAGTGCCCTGGATCCAGCCCCATGCTGTCTCCAGTGCCCCGTATCCAGCCCCATGCTCTGTATCCAGTGCCCTGTATCGAGCTCCATGCTCCCAGTGCCCTGTATCCCGCTCCATGCTGCCAGTGTCCTGTATCCAGCTCCATGCTCTGTATCCAGTGCCTGTATCCAACTCCATGCTCTGTATCCAGTGCCCTGTACCCAGCTCCATGCTCTGTATCCATTGCCCTGTATCCAGCTCCATGCTCCCAGTGTCCTGTATCCAGCCCCATGCTCTCTATCCAGTGCCCTGTATCCAGCTCCATGCTCTCTATCCAGTGTCCTGTATCCAGCTCCATACTCTGTACCCAGTGCCCTGTATCCAGCTCCATGCTCTGTATCCAGTGCCCTGTATCCAGCTCCATGCTCCCAGTGTCTTGTATCCAGCCCCATGCTCTGTATCCAGTGCCCTGTATCCAGCTCCATGCTCTGTATCCAGCTCCATGCTCCCAGTGTCTTGTATCCTGCTCCATGCTGCCAGTGTCTTGTATCCAGCACCATGCTCTGTATCCAGTGCCCTGTATCCAGCCCCATGCTCTGTATCCAGTGCCCTGGATCCAGCCCCATGCTGTCTCCAGTGCCCCGTATCCAGCCCCATGCTCTGTATCCAGCTCCATGCTCCCAGTGCCCTGTATCCAGCTCCATGCTCTGTATCCAGTGCCCTGTATCCAACACCATGCTCTGTATCCAGTGCCCTGTATCCAGCTCCATGCTCTCTATACAGTGCCCTGTATCCAGCTCCGTGCTCTGTATCCAGTGCCCTGTATCCAGCTCCATGCTCCCAGTGTCCTGTATCCAGCCCCATGCTCTGTATCCAGTGCCCTGTATCCAGCTCCATGCTCCCAGTGTCCTGTATCCAGCTCCATGCTCCCAGTGCCCTGTATCCCGCTCCATGCTGCCAGTGTCCTGTATCCAGCTCCATGCTCTCTATACAGTGCCCTGTATCCAGCTCCGTGCTCTGTATCCAGTGCCCTGTATCCAGCCCCATGCTCCCAGTGCCCTGTATCCAGCTCCATGCTCTGTATCCAGTGCCCTGTATCCAGCTCCATGCTCCCAGTGCCCTGTATCCAGCCCCATGCTCCCAGTGCCCTGTATCCCGCTCCATGCTCTGTATCCAGTGCCCTGTATCCAGCCCCATTTCCCGCCAATATCTGTCCTGTTGCTGGGATGCCACAGGCTACGTCACACGGCCCGATGACGACAGTGCGCTATGACGCAAGACGTGTTGGTGACGTCTGGCGGAGCCCCGCCCCTCCCTATATAAGGATCCGGGGCGCGGCTGGGCCGCAGACCCCGCGCTGGAGCTGCCGGACTGACCGAGTCTCACACCCGCCCACAGAGCAGCAGCAACACCGCTATCGCATGTCCGCCTGCCAGAACCTGCAAAGCTTCGGTAAGGAATCCAGCCCGAGGCGGCGGCCGGCCCCGGGGAGGCGCTGAGCCCCGGAGTAGCTGTGAGCGCCCGGTCCCCGGAGGGTGGGGGTTCCCCCTGGAGGGTGGGGGTtccccctgggggggtggggtcttctcctcttcccccccccccccccccccccccccgggggctgggGTTCCCCCGGGAGATGGGGTCTCCCCTGGAGGGTGGGGTGTTCCCCTGGAGGGTGGGGACCCCCGCTGGAGGGTGGGGACCCCCGCTGGAGGGTGGGGACCCCCGCTGGAGGGTGGGGTCCCTGCTGGGGGTGTCCCTGGGGTTCccctggagggtggggggtggtcccctggggctgggggtggtcccCTGGGGCTGGGGGCGGAGGGTCTTTGCTGGGGCTGGGTCCCCTGGGTGATGATGGGCAGATAGATTTGGGGATAAATATTAAGCAGAAAATGATGAGCCCATTGCAAGGTTGAATGACTTGACCCTGTGTCCATCTGACTCTGGAGAACTTTAACTGAAGCACCATTCAGAATCTCCTGGCTTGTATCTGTTGCAGATCCCTTTGCTGATGCACTTAAGGGTGATGATCTGCTCCCTTCTGGGACTGAAGACTACATACACATAAGAATTCAGCAGAGGAACGGCAGGAAAACCCTCACCACTGTCCAGGGAATTGCTGATGAGTATGACAAAAAGAAGCTTGTCAAACACTTCAAAAAGGTGAGGATGCTGCAAGTTAACAGACTCCAGCTGGCTTCTATCAACACAATAACTAAAACCCATTTGCTCCCTTCTCTTAAATTGATCTCTCCTCCTCCTGGGTTTCTTGGCTGGTGTATGTATTGCCAGCtcactctgcccatttaaagtACCTCTAATTCTGATGTCAATGTTTTTGTAGTGCATTTATTAAGAGCAAAATACTTTGCTTGTTGGAGAGGTGGCTGAGCTTGTATCTAATGCTGAATGTGACAGTTCACTAACTTTTCTCGTGTGGAAGACATTGCTTGGTTTAAATTGTCAGTATATCAATTTTTCTGCAGCAATTTGCCTGCAATGGTACTGTGATTGAACATCCTGAGTACGGTGAGGTGATCCAACTTCAAGGGGACCAACGCAAAAACATCTGCAAGTTCCTGGTTGAGGTAAGTCTTGGTGTTTCTGGGTGAAATATAATGTGGTTTATCTTCATGTACATCTTCAGTCAGGGATGTGATCATCACCCTTATCCCTAAGTGCATCAGCAAAAGAATCTGCAACAATACTTAAGTGGGTTGTTTGCTAACAGTGAGATTTGGTTGTGAATTCTGGCTAGCTTGCCTTTTGTACAAACTCCACTCAGCATCCTGGCATATGGACATTTCTATCTGTGCCAGATAAGCTTTGATACTCATTGCCAATTGCACCAAGGCAAACTAAAACCAAATGGGTAATATGTTTAATCTCTGGGTTTACACCAGAACCTTGGAAGACAGCATCCTGGGGCACATGACTGGATACTGGCATAATAGGCTGCTACCAGTCATATGCATGTCAACTATCAGGATTACTCCTTGAGTGTCTAGGATTGCTATTCCATGTCCAGCTTATGAAGCTGATTGACCACCCAACCCAAATGGTGGTTTGATTATAGTGACAAAATGAGTATTGTCCAACTGTAGTTGTATCATGATTCCCTGTATCATAAAGCTTAGTGACTCCAAATCCATAGTGTGTGAGGCTGCCCATTgaccttttttctttttgatttgCAGGTTGGCATTGTTAAGGAAGAGCAACTCAAGGTCCATGGGTTCTAATTGACAGTTCCTCCAGGCACACCACTGCTAGATAATGATAGGCTCTGAGTTATGGACTGTCCTCTTTGATCGTGGGAAACCTGTATGTTGGCATCTAACTTGCACAGCAATGAGCAGTTTGCAATCTTTCAGCTCCTGCAGCAAGATCTCGAGATACACTTGCTTTTGTCCCAGTTAACTTTTTTTAACCTGGTTTGTAATGTTTGTGCTTGCATTTAAAAGCACATGTTAGAACTCTGTACCTCTTTTCTATAATGTATAATAAAACCCGCTTGAGAAACTTGTTCTGATGCATGTCAAGTCTCCTTGCAGATGTTCAATCATTTAAATCTGTTTGCGCAATTCTTAATGCTTCAGATCTGCCTGTTCAATGGCTATCCTGCTGCATTtgtatagaacataagaactaggagcaggagtaggccatctggcccctcgagcctgctccgccattcaattagatcatggctgatcttttgtggactcggctccactttccggcccgaacaccataacccttaatccctttattcttaaaaaactatctatctttaccttaaaaacatgtaatgaaggagcctcaactgcttcactgggcaaggaattccatagattcacaaccctttgggtgaagaagttcctcctaaactccgtcctaaatctacttccccttattttgaggctatgtcccctagttctgctgtcacccgccagtggaaacaacctgccctcatctatcctatctattcccttcataattttaaatgtttctataagaccccccccccccctcatccttctaaattccaatgagtacagtcccagtctattcaacttctcctcataatccaaccccttcagctctgggattaacctagtgaatctcctctgcacaccctccagcgccagtacgtcctttctcaagttaggagaccaaaactgaacacaatactccaggtgtggccgcactaacaccttatacaattgcagcataacctccctagtcttaaactccatccctcgagcaatgaaggacaaaattccatttgccttcttaatcacctgttgcacttgtaaaccaaccttctgtgactcatgcacgagccacacccaggtctctctgaacagcggcatgctttaatattttatcgtttaaataataatcccgtttgctgttattcctaccaaaatggataacctcacatttgtcaacattgtattccatctgccagacccgagcccattcacttaacctatccaaatccctctgcagacttccagtatcctctgcacttttcgctttatcactcatgttagtgtcatctgcaaacttggacacattgcccttggtccccaactccaaatcatctatgtaaattgtgaacaattgtgggcccaacacggatccctgagggacaccactagctactgattgccaaccagagaaacacccatttatcccaactctttgctttctattaattaaccaatcctctatccatgctactactttacccttaatgccatgcatctttatcttatgcagcaaccttttgtgtggcaccttgtaaaaggctttctggaaatccagatataccacatccatcggctccccgttatctactgcactggtaatgtcctcaaaaaattccactaaattagttaggcatgacctgccctttacgaacccatgctgcatctgcccaatgggacaatttctatccagatgcctcgcaattacttccttgatgatagattccagcatcttccctactaccgaagttaaactcactggcctataatttcctgctttctgcctacctccttttttaaacagtggcgtcacgtttgctaatttccaatccaccgggaccaccccagagactagtgaatttcggtaaattatcactagtgcatctgcaatttccctagccatctcttttagcactctgggatgcattccatcagggccaggagacttgtctacctttagccccattagcttgcccatcactacctccttagtgataacagtcctctcaaggtcctcacctgtcatagcctcatttctatcagttgctggcatgttatttgtgtcttccactgtgaagaccgacccaaaaaacctgttcagttcctcagccatttcttcatctcccattattaaaactcccttctcatcctctaaaggaccaatatttatcttagccactctttttttgttttatatatttgtaaaaacttttactgtctgtttttatattctgaacaagtttactctcatactctaccttactcttctttatagcttttttagtagctttctgttgcccctaaagatttcccagtcctctaatctcccagcaatctttgccacgttatatgctttttccttcaatttgatactctcccttatttccttagatatccacggtcgattttccctctttctaccgtccttcctttttgttggtataaacctttgctgagcactgtgaaaatcgcttggaaggttctccactgttcctcaactgttccaccataaagtcttagctcccagtctaccttagctagttcttctctcatccccttgtactctcctttgtttaaacacaaaacactagtatttgattttactttctcaccctccatctgtattttaaattccaccatattgtgatcgctccttccgagagggtccctaactatgagatcatgaatcaatcctgtctcattacacaggacaagatctaggactgcttgttccctcgtagcttccattacatactgttctaggaaactatcgcggatacattctataaactcctcctcaaggttgccttgaccgacctggttaaaccaatcgacatgtagattaaaatcccccatgataactgctgtaccatttctacatgcatcagttatttctttgtttattgcctgccccaccataacgttactatttggtggccgatagactactcctatcagtgactttttcgccttactattcctgatttccacccaaatggattcaaccttatcctccatagcaccgatgccatcccttactattgcctggatgtcatccttaaataacagagcaacaccacctcccttaccatccactctgtccttccgaatagtttgatacccttggatatttaactcccagtcgtgaccatcctttaaccatgtttcagtaatggccactaaatcatagtcatttacgatgatttgtgccatcaactcatttactttattccgaatactacgagcattcaggtaaagtacacttatgttgtttttttttacctctgttttgaatcttaacatctccagttttattccttttgttattactgggcctattcactgagctcccctcagtcactgtaccttgtactgtcgcccttttagatttttgactatgtcttctctgccttgcacttttccccttccttttgcttctgtccctgttttactaccttccaacttcctgcatcggttcccatccccctgccacattagtttaaaccctccccaacagctctcgaaaacaccccccctaggacatcggttccagtcctgcccaggtgcagaccgtccggtttgtactggtcccacctcccccagaaccggtcccaatgccccaggaatttgaatccctccctcttgcaccatctctcgagccatgcattcattctatctatcctgacattcctactctgactagctcgtggcactggtagcaatcctgagattactacctttgaggtcctactttttagtttaactcttaCTCCCTGAagtccgcttgtaggacctcatcccattttttacctatatcgttggtgcctatgtgcaccacgacagctggctgttcaccctctttcccccccccccccccccccgaatgtcctgcagccgctccgagacatccttgacccttgcaccagggaggcaacataccaacctggagtctcgattgcgtccacagaaccgcctgtctattccccttacgatcgagtcccctatcactatagccctgccatttttcttcctgcccttctgtgcagcagagccagccacggtgccatgaacctggctgctgctgccttctcctggtgagccatctcccccaacagtatccaaagcggtatatctgttttgcagggagatgaccgcaggggacaccggcactgccttcctactcttgctctttcttttggtcacccattttctatctccctcattaattttcaccagcggtgtgaccaactcgctaaacgtgctatccacgttgGGCCTGGAAAACAAACAGCAACTGATCATTTGTTGCATTCTCTGTGGAACCCAGTGCCCTTTTGAATAACCTCTTGTGGAATCCAGTATGTATTTTTAAAAGGGTGAACAGTTTTGAGTCGTGTAGCTGACACGCAGTTTTGGTTTTGAagattttgccatttttaaaaagtgttggaACTTGAGCTAATGAAGTCTCCTGCTTGCTAAGGTTCTCTTCTTTCCTGCAAGAAAGGGATAGGTGCCAGATAgccaagaaccagaggacagtagccaaagcatgagaggaagagatagacgggtgggggggggacagctaaatctaaggggaaggaaaggtgaatcactgggtgggaggaggaaacaaagggaaggggggggggggtggacattaacgaacttggcatccacaggaaccgACAAAGGAAAATGCAGCTGAAGCTATAGTGAGCACAAGACGGCACTGAAATCTGTTTGGGAGAAGCAAGGGGCAGCACCAGACCCATTCCAGGATTGCCTTCCAGAATTGTCTCTCCAGCacccaattggggggggggttagatatACAAAGATGCCTACTTGGGTGTGTAaattttgccaagtgtacagtTGCTGCATTATACCCTACAGTTACATTATTTGATTTTGTACTTGCCTCGTGTTAGTTTTTTCTCCTTTTGTGATTTGTGTGCGTGTCATTTAATTTCCTTGTACTGGCTGGAGCTTAATGCTGAAGGTAATGATTTGCCGCAGctattttaataatttttttggTATAAGTCGATGGAAGTTCATCATATTCAGGCTTTTGACATGAGGGAGTTACTTTTGTAGTATTCCTCAGACTGGTTTGGGTCCATTTACCTGGCTGTagctcgcactgctgcctcacagcaccaggggtccATTTACCTGGTTGTagctcgcactgctgcctcacagcaccaggggtccATTTACCTGGCTGTagctcgcactgctgcctcacagcaccaggggtccATTTACCTGgcagtagctagcactgctgcctcacagcaccaggggtccATTTACCTGgcagtagctagcactgctgcctcacagcaccaggggtccATTTACCTGgcagtagctagcactgctgcctcacagcaccaggggtccATTTACCTGGCAGTagctcgcactgctgcctcacagcaccagggactctggttcaattccagctttgggtgaccatgtggagtttgcactttatctctgtgtctgtgggtttcctccaggtgttctggtttcctcccacagttgaaagtccaggttaggtggattggacatgatcaattgccccttagtgtccaagattgtgTAGATTGGGTTAAAtaattattgggatagggtggagtgctttttcagagggttactgcagacttgatgggctgagtggtgtcCTTCTACactaggattggggggtggggagaggagacaTTGAGGTTTGCAGATATGCAACTATATCAGTCCTTGTTGCTGGATCAACACCTGGTGGTTTGAGGTGGGGATGTGGCATTTGCTCATCCAGTAATTCAAATTCCCAGGCTCCAggcagatggggaaatttgaattaatAATCTGAAATTAAACCATTGTTCCTTTTATGGGAagggcatctgctgcccttacgtGGTCTGGCCTGATTCCAGATCCTCCACAATGCGGTTCACTCTTCgaggcccttggcagtgccaagatgattaggaatgggcaataaatgcccacatcccatgagtgcatttttaaaaactttaacaACAAACAACTTTTGTTTACTTAGCACATTTATGGGAAAACATCCAAGATGGGTGTTACTGATAATTTGAGAGTTGAGTATCTTTTTTTCTGTTGTATTCCTCCTGCCATGTTCTTTCCCACTGGAGTCTGTCCTAATCCCTTTGATGCCACTTCCTCACAACACTTCCCATCATTGATCAGCCAGGGCCAAATACTGATCTTGCCAAACCTCATGAGTTGCAGCCGACCAATAGACAAGTGATCTGATTATTCCTCCTATTTCTGCCTGGGCCAGAGACCCATGCTAGCATATTATTTCCTACCCCAACCTCCTTTACAAACTCTTTCTAGGACTGTGTAGTTACCTGGTTATGGTCTACTCCCTCATTTACactggtttctaattctcagctggaCCTGGTTTGATCAAAAAGATGTCTTACGTGGAGGACAATTTATTAATTAAACATTAAGATTGactggtatgtcaggaataattcAGTGTCTATGCCTTAAGCGAATAGGCTTCTCGTCACTGCTGGCCATCAACCTTGATATAACTAATTATTTGGTAGTCTGGCTGCACTGAAATACAATAGTCTATTCATTATATGAACcattagcaaaaaaaaaaatttttttttttttaaatttagagtacccaattcattttttccaattaaggggcaatttagtgtgttcaatccacctaactgcacatttttgggttgtgggggtgaaacccacgcaaacacggggagaatgtgcaaactccacacggacagtgacccagagccgggatcgaacctgggaccttggcaccgtgaggcagcagtgctaaccactgccccaccgtgctgcccgcaaaaattatttttaaaataaatttagagtacccaattattttttccaattgtgtggccaatccacccaccctgcacatctttgggttgtgggggcgaaacccacgcagacactgggagaatgtgcaaactccacacatgaggcagctgtgctaaccactaggccaccgtgctgccccgaatttCTATAGACATGACCCTAAAGTTCAATAGTTGATTCATTATCTCAATGACTATCTTTTCACATATacacaaattattattttttaatgtcACTGCTTCCTCTGTCAGGCACCACATTGAAACAGCCATGGCACGCACACATCTCAACTCCAGCACCCCAGGGCTGCTCCATTGAAGAATTTGTGATGCCTCATTGAACACCTGCTCGATGCTGTGGGGGTCCACTGCATTATCCTGTACCCATGCAGAAAAAGGTTGAATGATCTCATCTGTTTCAGCAGCATTAGTCCGCTACTACTTCGCTCAACTCTCAAGACCATCACACGGACCTCACTCCCATTTGCAATATTAAACATGTACCCCACACACACCTGGGATTTCCCTCACTTGACCAAGTCAGCCATCACCCTGCGGGCTTCAAACTTGCCAGAGATACCCCTGCCTTCCCCAAGCAAGCCCTCACTCTGCAGACATTGAAAATAAACCCACCTTACTGCTGGTCTGATGGGTTCAGACTTGTGATGTTATACGTGGGTAATAGTTGTGTGCAATGTCACTTTTGTGGTGTCATCGGCTACTTCATGGCATTTTAGGGAGTCTAGTGCCAAACCTTGTACGTTGAAGACTTATTCAATTAATCTGCAAGCCAGTTTCTTTTGTACTGTGAGTCTAAAGAAATGCCAGTTTACCAAAAGAAAATGACGAGAGCAGGGTCAGAAAGAGAATTTTTATTCTTCAAATCGTTGGAGTGGACTAGCTTCAGAAGATCAGAAACACTGGTGTCAGAAATGGTAAGATTTTGGGGAGAAAATTCAAAGGAaagacctgtgccaattttaaaccaGCAATCCGAGGAGTCAGGCTGTGGGGATTGCCACGTGCAGTATCGTGGGACAGAGAGCAAAAGATCATAACTAAAGCTGTTACAAATTCGTAATCCACCTTGAATGAACTGGACCACTGaactgggtgaagaaggagagCATTCAGAGACAGTACCATTCTCTGAGATTCCATTATTCAACAAAATACAGATAGGGGCCCATCTTGGCACTGCACCCAGCTTAAAAGACTGACAGAGTGGCCGCCATATTTTCAAAAGTGGAGACGACAACCGGGTTTGAAGAATATTTTGCCGGAGCAAACAGCAAAgatgccgtcaccagcgcctccaggccagACCCTTTGCACAATCCTGACTCCATCCGCACCCAGGTAGCTTGCTGGTCACcacacctccccaacacctccacattagggcagcacggtggcacagtggttagccctgcagcctcacggcgccgaggtcccaggttcgatcccggctctgggtcactgtccgtgtggagtttgcacattctccccgtgtttgcgtgggtttcgctcccacaacccaaaaatgtgcagagtaggtggattggccacactaaattgccccttcattggaaaaaatgaattggatactctaaatttaaaaaaaacaccttctccacattgtccgcccaataataaaacataaaattcagcaatgctagccccgaccgccTGCCTGTCCCTCTGTAGGAGCCCCCCTCTGAATCAGAGGAGTTCTCCCCGCCCATGTGAAACCCACTAGAAtttttttagaatcatagaatttttacagtgcagaaggaggccatttggaccatcgagtctgcaccggctcttggaaagagcaccatcctATCCCggtgacccagtaaccccccagcctttttggacacttaagggcaatttgtcatggccaatccacctcatccacacatctttggactgtgggggggaaaccggagcacccggaggaaacccacgcagacactgggagaacgtgcagactccgcacagacagtgacccaagccgggaatggaacctgggggcggtattctccgctcccgataaaaatcgggatggccgttgtgaaatcggccgagcttcacagtggcctcggggcccgctccccgcacctaattcaccctcacccgggggggctaggagcccgctccccgcacctaattcacccccacccagggggctaggagcgggcccccgtcgttcccggccacgacctcgtcgcgccggaaatgacgtgcgaaacggcgcatttgtgaggtcatgcgctggttgccggttccaacccgcgcatgcgcggatcactTTATCGCGTAGACGGCGcgaacagcgcatgcgcggtggccacctttctcctcagccacccagcaagacgtggcggcttggtcttgccgggcggcggaggggaaagagtgcgtccgttttggacgctggcccgacgatcagtgggcactgatcacgggcctatcccctcccgagcacagtcgtggtgctcccgtgccaatcgggcccctagatgccccaaatgggcatctgccgcccgtttcacgaatatagcga
The DNA window shown above is from Scyliorhinus canicula chromosome 19, sScyCan1.1, whole genome shotgun sequence and carries:
- the LOC119954438 gene encoding eukaryotic translation initiation factor 1b, translated to MSACQNLQSFDPFADALKGDDLLPSGTEDYIHIRIQQRNGRKTLTTVQGIADEYDKKKLVKHFKKQFACNGTVIEHPEYGEVIQLQGDQRKNICKFLVEVGIVKEEQLKVHGF